A genomic region of Antennarius striatus isolate MH-2024 chromosome 2, ASM4005453v1, whole genome shotgun sequence contains the following coding sequences:
- the wu:fl23c11 gene encoding interleukin-17 receptor C isoform X4: MGVFDPRLWGLWILWTVVPVRSLEMVDRHAPEITCSEGLTDCHVSSESWFIAALPDLDDGVNVTHVDLKAVLCCPAQTDCEPCLQIIITVGEVDDSAELVGFNEEEEFDPKRMAEGSGRFLHPEPKAMVIVCLSSPASSEVCKALQFKPRPSASQEPTHKLLLTERATFGSPVVVHVDAHSHGTHNVQNITVPPLQEVCSLDLGGTVKECDAPGLWAVMDLKRRVVVLQLDAADAAPEEIMWQMLWNEIPGELLTWPRGKRETTISSSFVAPCLCFQVWWKGRTLRRQSCPFRHQQDALEMMRHNVSVTMATCQMRGGGVGLSWNVSAPCRMDADVWLCQKELVGRRCEEVSGSRQTLHSHEAAGWRAARHTHWKTGEFNVSAHPLLCIQIKIDGLEASLEPYCPFETSRWRWSLTVLIGLPLMCLAILGAYLIQGFLKDYVWGWLKEDDVKGVVGGGHVVLLYPSDDSRALPGLMSQLGSSLQALGFSVSLDLWSQAELSILGPVPWLHSRMNQLQKQGGKVVLALTKMAWVRAEEWGVLSWDANAPRETTEGEKRGRSCAASSPCVDAFYASMSCILADYLLGRAGERFMLVQFESLPSEPLGGFHPLPEFFSGLHVYSLPSQSLGFLTELAGIPQMATASARRRRAAGLRMASRALANGLSGFTAGTAELRLAVESDCVGVGVDDSGETVPLRPVMSPSSHDTSPDDIVREWV; encoded by the exons ATGGGGGTGTTCGATCCGCGGCTCTGGGGGCTGTGGATCCTCTGGACGGTCGTTCCCGTAAGATCCTTGGAGATGGTGGACCGACACGCACCGGAAATCACCTGCAGCGAG GGTTTGACCGACTGTCATGTGAGCTCAG AGTCCTGGTTCATCGCCGCCCTTCCTGATCTGGACGACGGTGTAAACGTCACACACGTGGACCTGAAAGCCGTTCTGTGCTGTCCAGCCCAGACAGACTGTGAACCCTGCCTACAGATCATCATCACAGTTGGTG AAGTAGATGATTCTGCAGAGTTGGTTGGGTTTAATGAAGAAGAGGAGTTTGACCCAAAACGAATGGCAGAAGGAAGTGGTCGGTTTTTGCATCCTGAGCCAAAAG CCATGGTGATCGTCTGCCTCAGCTCCCCGGCCTCCAGTGAAGTTTGCAAGGCTCTCCAGTTTAAACCAAGACCTTCTGCTTCTCAGGAGCCCACGCATAAG ctgctgctgacagaGAGAGCGACGTTCGGCAGTCCCGTCGTCGTCCACGTGGATGCACATTCACACGGAACACACAACGTCCAAAACATCACAGTCCCACCTTTACAGGAAG TCTGCTCCCTGGACCTGGGGGGGACGGTGAAGGAATGTGATG CTCCAGGACTCTGGGCGGTGATGGATCTGAAGAGACGTGTGGTCGTCCTCCAGCTGGACGCCGCCGACGCGGCGCCGGAGGAAATCATGTGGCAGATGCTTTGGAACGAGATTCCTGGAGAGCTTCTTACGTGG CCCAGAGGTAAACGGGAAACAACCATTTCTTCCAGCTTTGTTGCGCCGTGTTTGTGCTTCCAG GTGTGGTGGAAGGGAAGGACGCTCCGGAGACAATCCTGTCCTTTCAGACACCAACAAG atgctcTGGAAATGATGCGGCACAATGTGTCTGTCACCATGGCGACGTGTCAGATGAGAGGCGGCGGCGTGGGGCTGAGCTGGAACGTGAGCGCGCCCTGCAGAATGGACGCCGACGTCTGGCTGTGTCAGAAGGAGCTGGTGGGACGACGGTGTGAGGAGGTGAGCGGGTCGAGGCAGACGCTGCACAGCCACGAAGCTGCAGGCTGGAGGGCAGCACGCCACACACACTGG aaAACAGGAGAGTTCAATGTGTCGGCACATCCTCTGCTTTGTATTCAG attaaaataGATGGACTAGAAGCCTCCCTGGAACCCTACTGCCCATTTGAAA CGTCTAGATGGAGATGGAGCCTGACAGTCCTCATTGGATTACCACTTATGTGTTTGGCCATTCTAGGAGCTTATTTAATTCAAGGCTTCCtaaaag ACTACGTGTGGGGGTGGCTGAAAGAAGATGATGTTAAAG GTGTGGTGGGTGGAGGTCACGTGGTGTTACTGTACCCATCTGATGACAGCCGGGCGTTGCCGGGGCTGATGAGCCAGCTGGGCTCCTCGCTTCAGGCCCTGGGCTTCAGCGTGTCTCTGGACCTCTGGAGCCAGGCTGAGCTCAGCATCCTGGGCCCCGTGCCGTGGTTACACTCCAGAATGAACCAGCTGCAAAAACAGGGAGGCAAGGTGGTGTTAGCTCTCACCAAGATGGCCTGGGTAAGGGCTGAAGAATGGGGGGTGCTTAGCTGGGATGCAAACGCTCCCAGGGAGACAAcggagggagagaagagaggaagaagctgCGCGGCCTCCTCTCCCTGTGTCGATGCTTTCTACGCGTCCATGAGCTGCATCCTGGCGGATTATTTACTGGGCCGCGCTGGTGAGCGCTTTATGTTGGTCCAGTTTGAATCACTCCCATCCGAGCCTCTGGGAGGTTTCCATCCGCTGCCAGAGTTTTTCAGTGGACTTCATGTGTACAGCCTCCCTTCTCAGAGTTTGGGTTTTCTGACTGAACTGGCTGGAATTCCACAAATGGCTACAGCTTCAGCCAGAAGGAGAAGAGCAGCGGGCCTCAGGATGGCCTCCCGCGCTCTGGCAAACGGACTGTCAGGCTTCACAGCAGGGACGGCTGAACTGCGGTTGGCAGTAGAGTCTGACTGTGTCGGGGTTGGAGTTGATGACTCTGGAGAAACAGTACCTTTGAGACCGGTTATGTCTCCCTCAAGTCATGACACAAGCCCGGATGACATTGTAAGGGAATGGGTTTGA
- the wu:fl23c11 gene encoding interleukin-17 receptor C isoform X2, which produces MGVFDPRLWGLWILWTVVPVRSLEMVDRHAPEITCSEGLTDCHVSSESWFIAALPDLDDGVNVTHVDLKAVLCCPAQTDCEPCLQIIITVGEVDDSAELVGFNEEEEFDPKRMAEGSGRFLHPEPKAMVIVCLSSPASSEVCKALQFKPRPSASQEPTHKLLLTERATFGSPVVVHVDAHSHGTHNVQNITVPPLQEGEVSLSNVEKMHRLTAGVAQHPHFLSVCSLDLGGTVKECDAPGLWAVMDLKRRVVVLQLDAADAAPEEIMWQMLWNEIPGELLTWPRGKRETTISSSFVAPCLCFQVWWKGRTLRRQSCPFRHQQDALEMMRHNVSVTMATCQMRGGGVGLSWNVSAPCRMDADVWLCQKELVGRRCEEVSGSRQTLHSHEAAGWRAARHTHWIKIDGLEASLEPYCPFETSRWRWSLTVLIGLPLMCLAILGAYLIQGFLKDYVWGWLKEDDVKGVVGGGHVVLLYPSDDSRALPGLMSQLGSSLQALGFSVSLDLWSQAELSILGPVPWLHSRMNQLQKQGGKVVLALTKMAWVRAEEWGVLSWDANAPRETTEGEKRGRSCAASSPCVDAFYASMSCILADYLLGRAGERFMLVQFESLPSEPLGGFHPLPEFFSGLHVYSLPSQSLGFLTELAGIPQMATASARRRRAAGLRMASRALANGLSGFTAGTAELRLAVESDCVGVGVDDSGETVPLRPVMSPSSHDTSPDDIVREWV; this is translated from the exons ATGGGGGTGTTCGATCCGCGGCTCTGGGGGCTGTGGATCCTCTGGACGGTCGTTCCCGTAAGATCCTTGGAGATGGTGGACCGACACGCACCGGAAATCACCTGCAGCGAG GGTTTGACCGACTGTCATGTGAGCTCAG AGTCCTGGTTCATCGCCGCCCTTCCTGATCTGGACGACGGTGTAAACGTCACACACGTGGACCTGAAAGCCGTTCTGTGCTGTCCAGCCCAGACAGACTGTGAACCCTGCCTACAGATCATCATCACAGTTGGTG AAGTAGATGATTCTGCAGAGTTGGTTGGGTTTAATGAAGAAGAGGAGTTTGACCCAAAACGAATGGCAGAAGGAAGTGGTCGGTTTTTGCATCCTGAGCCAAAAG CCATGGTGATCGTCTGCCTCAGCTCCCCGGCCTCCAGTGAAGTTTGCAAGGCTCTCCAGTTTAAACCAAGACCTTCTGCTTCTCAGGAGCCCACGCATAAG ctgctgctgacagaGAGAGCGACGTTCGGCAGTCCCGTCGTCGTCCACGTGGATGCACATTCACACGGAACACACAACGTCCAAAACATCACAGTCCCACCTTTACAGGAAGGTGAAGTTAGTCTGTCTAACGTAGAGAAGATGCACCGACTGACCGCTGGTGTCGCTCAACATCCACACTTTCTTTCAGTCTGCTCCCTGGACCTGGGGGGGACGGTGAAGGAATGTGATG CTCCAGGACTCTGGGCGGTGATGGATCTGAAGAGACGTGTGGTCGTCCTCCAGCTGGACGCCGCCGACGCGGCGCCGGAGGAAATCATGTGGCAGATGCTTTGGAACGAGATTCCTGGAGAGCTTCTTACGTGG CCCAGAGGTAAACGGGAAACAACCATTTCTTCCAGCTTTGTTGCGCCGTGTTTGTGCTTCCAG GTGTGGTGGAAGGGAAGGACGCTCCGGAGACAATCCTGTCCTTTCAGACACCAACAAG atgctcTGGAAATGATGCGGCACAATGTGTCTGTCACCATGGCGACGTGTCAGATGAGAGGCGGCGGCGTGGGGCTGAGCTGGAACGTGAGCGCGCCCTGCAGAATGGACGCCGACGTCTGGCTGTGTCAGAAGGAGCTGGTGGGACGACGGTGTGAGGAGGTGAGCGGGTCGAGGCAGACGCTGCACAGCCACGAAGCTGCAGGCTGGAGGGCAGCACGCCACACACACTGG attaaaataGATGGACTAGAAGCCTCCCTGGAACCCTACTGCCCATTTGAAA CGTCTAGATGGAGATGGAGCCTGACAGTCCTCATTGGATTACCACTTATGTGTTTGGCCATTCTAGGAGCTTATTTAATTCAAGGCTTCCtaaaag ACTACGTGTGGGGGTGGCTGAAAGAAGATGATGTTAAAG GTGTGGTGGGTGGAGGTCACGTGGTGTTACTGTACCCATCTGATGACAGCCGGGCGTTGCCGGGGCTGATGAGCCAGCTGGGCTCCTCGCTTCAGGCCCTGGGCTTCAGCGTGTCTCTGGACCTCTGGAGCCAGGCTGAGCTCAGCATCCTGGGCCCCGTGCCGTGGTTACACTCCAGAATGAACCAGCTGCAAAAACAGGGAGGCAAGGTGGTGTTAGCTCTCACCAAGATGGCCTGGGTAAGGGCTGAAGAATGGGGGGTGCTTAGCTGGGATGCAAACGCTCCCAGGGAGACAAcggagggagagaagagaggaagaagctgCGCGGCCTCCTCTCCCTGTGTCGATGCTTTCTACGCGTCCATGAGCTGCATCCTGGCGGATTATTTACTGGGCCGCGCTGGTGAGCGCTTTATGTTGGTCCAGTTTGAATCACTCCCATCCGAGCCTCTGGGAGGTTTCCATCCGCTGCCAGAGTTTTTCAGTGGACTTCATGTGTACAGCCTCCCTTCTCAGAGTTTGGGTTTTCTGACTGAACTGGCTGGAATTCCACAAATGGCTACAGCTTCAGCCAGAAGGAGAAGAGCAGCGGGCCTCAGGATGGCCTCCCGCGCTCTGGCAAACGGACTGTCAGGCTTCACAGCAGGGACGGCTGAACTGCGGTTGGCAGTAGAGTCTGACTGTGTCGGGGTTGGAGTTGATGACTCTGGAGAAACAGTACCTTTGAGACCGGTTATGTCTCCCTCAAGTCATGACACAAGCCCGGATGACATTGTAAGGGAATGGGTTTGA
- the wu:fl23c11 gene encoding interleukin-17 receptor C isoform X3: MGVFDPRLWGLWILWTVVPVRSLEMVDRHAPEITCSEGLTDCHVSSESWFIAALPDLDDGVNVTHVDLKAVLCCPAQTDCEPCLQIIITVGEVDDSAELVGFNEEEEFDPKRMAEGSGRFLHPEPKAMVIVCLSSPASSEVCKALQFKPRPSASQEPTHKLLLTERATFGSPVVVHVDAHSHGTHNVQNITVPPLQEGEVSLSNVEKMHRLTAGVAQHPHFLSVCSLDLGGTVKECDAPGLWAVMDLKRRVVVLQLDAADAAPEEIMWQMLWNEIPGELLTWPRGKRETTISSSFVAPCLCFQVWWKGRTLRRQSCPFRHQQDALEMMRHNVSVTMATCQMRGGGVGLSWNVSAPCRMDADVWLCQKELVGRRCEEKTGEFNVSAHPLLCIQIKIDGLEASLEPYCPFETSRWRWSLTVLIGLPLMCLAILGAYLIQGFLKDYVWGWLKEDDVKGVVGGGHVVLLYPSDDSRALPGLMSQLGSSLQALGFSVSLDLWSQAELSILGPVPWLHSRMNQLQKQGGKVVLALTKMAWVRAEEWGVLSWDANAPRETTEGEKRGRSCAASSPCVDAFYASMSCILADYLLGRAGERFMLVQFESLPSEPLGGFHPLPEFFSGLHVYSLPSQSLGFLTELAGIPQMATASARRRRAAGLRMASRALANGLSGFTAGTAELRLAVESDCVGVGVDDSGETVPLRPVMSPSSHDTSPDDIVREWV, from the exons ATGGGGGTGTTCGATCCGCGGCTCTGGGGGCTGTGGATCCTCTGGACGGTCGTTCCCGTAAGATCCTTGGAGATGGTGGACCGACACGCACCGGAAATCACCTGCAGCGAG GGTTTGACCGACTGTCATGTGAGCTCAG AGTCCTGGTTCATCGCCGCCCTTCCTGATCTGGACGACGGTGTAAACGTCACACACGTGGACCTGAAAGCCGTTCTGTGCTGTCCAGCCCAGACAGACTGTGAACCCTGCCTACAGATCATCATCACAGTTGGTG AAGTAGATGATTCTGCAGAGTTGGTTGGGTTTAATGAAGAAGAGGAGTTTGACCCAAAACGAATGGCAGAAGGAAGTGGTCGGTTTTTGCATCCTGAGCCAAAAG CCATGGTGATCGTCTGCCTCAGCTCCCCGGCCTCCAGTGAAGTTTGCAAGGCTCTCCAGTTTAAACCAAGACCTTCTGCTTCTCAGGAGCCCACGCATAAG ctgctgctgacagaGAGAGCGACGTTCGGCAGTCCCGTCGTCGTCCACGTGGATGCACATTCACACGGAACACACAACGTCCAAAACATCACAGTCCCACCTTTACAGGAAGGTGAAGTTAGTCTGTCTAACGTAGAGAAGATGCACCGACTGACCGCTGGTGTCGCTCAACATCCACACTTTCTTTCAGTCTGCTCCCTGGACCTGGGGGGGACGGTGAAGGAATGTGATG CTCCAGGACTCTGGGCGGTGATGGATCTGAAGAGACGTGTGGTCGTCCTCCAGCTGGACGCCGCCGACGCGGCGCCGGAGGAAATCATGTGGCAGATGCTTTGGAACGAGATTCCTGGAGAGCTTCTTACGTGG CCCAGAGGTAAACGGGAAACAACCATTTCTTCCAGCTTTGTTGCGCCGTGTTTGTGCTTCCAG GTGTGGTGGAAGGGAAGGACGCTCCGGAGACAATCCTGTCCTTTCAGACACCAACAAG atgctcTGGAAATGATGCGGCACAATGTGTCTGTCACCATGGCGACGTGTCAGATGAGAGGCGGCGGCGTGGGGCTGAGCTGGAACGTGAGCGCGCCCTGCAGAATGGACGCCGACGTCTGGCTGTGTCAGAAGGAGCTGGTGGGACGACGGTGTGAGGAG aaAACAGGAGAGTTCAATGTGTCGGCACATCCTCTGCTTTGTATTCAG attaaaataGATGGACTAGAAGCCTCCCTGGAACCCTACTGCCCATTTGAAA CGTCTAGATGGAGATGGAGCCTGACAGTCCTCATTGGATTACCACTTATGTGTTTGGCCATTCTAGGAGCTTATTTAATTCAAGGCTTCCtaaaag ACTACGTGTGGGGGTGGCTGAAAGAAGATGATGTTAAAG GTGTGGTGGGTGGAGGTCACGTGGTGTTACTGTACCCATCTGATGACAGCCGGGCGTTGCCGGGGCTGATGAGCCAGCTGGGCTCCTCGCTTCAGGCCCTGGGCTTCAGCGTGTCTCTGGACCTCTGGAGCCAGGCTGAGCTCAGCATCCTGGGCCCCGTGCCGTGGTTACACTCCAGAATGAACCAGCTGCAAAAACAGGGAGGCAAGGTGGTGTTAGCTCTCACCAAGATGGCCTGGGTAAGGGCTGAAGAATGGGGGGTGCTTAGCTGGGATGCAAACGCTCCCAGGGAGACAAcggagggagagaagagaggaagaagctgCGCGGCCTCCTCTCCCTGTGTCGATGCTTTCTACGCGTCCATGAGCTGCATCCTGGCGGATTATTTACTGGGCCGCGCTGGTGAGCGCTTTATGTTGGTCCAGTTTGAATCACTCCCATCCGAGCCTCTGGGAGGTTTCCATCCGCTGCCAGAGTTTTTCAGTGGACTTCATGTGTACAGCCTCCCTTCTCAGAGTTTGGGTTTTCTGACTGAACTGGCTGGAATTCCACAAATGGCTACAGCTTCAGCCAGAAGGAGAAGAGCAGCGGGCCTCAGGATGGCCTCCCGCGCTCTGGCAAACGGACTGTCAGGCTTCACAGCAGGGACGGCTGAACTGCGGTTGGCAGTAGAGTCTGACTGTGTCGGGGTTGGAGTTGATGACTCTGGAGAAACAGTACCTTTGAGACCGGTTATGTCTCCCTCAAGTCATGACACAAGCCCGGATGACATTGTAAGGGAATGGGTTTGA
- the wu:fl23c11 gene encoding interleukin-17 receptor C isoform X1 → MGVFDPRLWGLWILWTVVPVRSLEMVDRHAPEITCSEGLTDCHVSSESWFIAALPDLDDGVNVTHVDLKAVLCCPAQTDCEPCLQIIITVGEVDDSAELVGFNEEEEFDPKRMAEGSGRFLHPEPKAMVIVCLSSPASSEVCKALQFKPRPSASQEPTHKLLLTERATFGSPVVVHVDAHSHGTHNVQNITVPPLQEGEVSLSNVEKMHRLTAGVAQHPHFLSVCSLDLGGTVKECDAPGLWAVMDLKRRVVVLQLDAADAAPEEIMWQMLWNEIPGELLTWPRGKRETTISSSFVAPCLCFQVWWKGRTLRRQSCPFRHQQDALEMMRHNVSVTMATCQMRGGGVGLSWNVSAPCRMDADVWLCQKELVGRRCEEVSGSRQTLHSHEAAGWRAARHTHWKTGEFNVSAHPLLCIQIKIDGLEASLEPYCPFETSRWRWSLTVLIGLPLMCLAILGAYLIQGFLKDYVWGWLKEDDVKGVVGGGHVVLLYPSDDSRALPGLMSQLGSSLQALGFSVSLDLWSQAELSILGPVPWLHSRMNQLQKQGGKVVLALTKMAWVRAEEWGVLSWDANAPRETTEGEKRGRSCAASSPCVDAFYASMSCILADYLLGRAGERFMLVQFESLPSEPLGGFHPLPEFFSGLHVYSLPSQSLGFLTELAGIPQMATASARRRRAAGLRMASRALANGLSGFTAGTAELRLAVESDCVGVGVDDSGETVPLRPVMSPSSHDTSPDDIVREWV, encoded by the exons ATGGGGGTGTTCGATCCGCGGCTCTGGGGGCTGTGGATCCTCTGGACGGTCGTTCCCGTAAGATCCTTGGAGATGGTGGACCGACACGCACCGGAAATCACCTGCAGCGAG GGTTTGACCGACTGTCATGTGAGCTCAG AGTCCTGGTTCATCGCCGCCCTTCCTGATCTGGACGACGGTGTAAACGTCACACACGTGGACCTGAAAGCCGTTCTGTGCTGTCCAGCCCAGACAGACTGTGAACCCTGCCTACAGATCATCATCACAGTTGGTG AAGTAGATGATTCTGCAGAGTTGGTTGGGTTTAATGAAGAAGAGGAGTTTGACCCAAAACGAATGGCAGAAGGAAGTGGTCGGTTTTTGCATCCTGAGCCAAAAG CCATGGTGATCGTCTGCCTCAGCTCCCCGGCCTCCAGTGAAGTTTGCAAGGCTCTCCAGTTTAAACCAAGACCTTCTGCTTCTCAGGAGCCCACGCATAAG ctgctgctgacagaGAGAGCGACGTTCGGCAGTCCCGTCGTCGTCCACGTGGATGCACATTCACACGGAACACACAACGTCCAAAACATCACAGTCCCACCTTTACAGGAAGGTGAAGTTAGTCTGTCTAACGTAGAGAAGATGCACCGACTGACCGCTGGTGTCGCTCAACATCCACACTTTCTTTCAGTCTGCTCCCTGGACCTGGGGGGGACGGTGAAGGAATGTGATG CTCCAGGACTCTGGGCGGTGATGGATCTGAAGAGACGTGTGGTCGTCCTCCAGCTGGACGCCGCCGACGCGGCGCCGGAGGAAATCATGTGGCAGATGCTTTGGAACGAGATTCCTGGAGAGCTTCTTACGTGG CCCAGAGGTAAACGGGAAACAACCATTTCTTCCAGCTTTGTTGCGCCGTGTTTGTGCTTCCAG GTGTGGTGGAAGGGAAGGACGCTCCGGAGACAATCCTGTCCTTTCAGACACCAACAAG atgctcTGGAAATGATGCGGCACAATGTGTCTGTCACCATGGCGACGTGTCAGATGAGAGGCGGCGGCGTGGGGCTGAGCTGGAACGTGAGCGCGCCCTGCAGAATGGACGCCGACGTCTGGCTGTGTCAGAAGGAGCTGGTGGGACGACGGTGTGAGGAGGTGAGCGGGTCGAGGCAGACGCTGCACAGCCACGAAGCTGCAGGCTGGAGGGCAGCACGCCACACACACTGG aaAACAGGAGAGTTCAATGTGTCGGCACATCCTCTGCTTTGTATTCAG attaaaataGATGGACTAGAAGCCTCCCTGGAACCCTACTGCCCATTTGAAA CGTCTAGATGGAGATGGAGCCTGACAGTCCTCATTGGATTACCACTTATGTGTTTGGCCATTCTAGGAGCTTATTTAATTCAAGGCTTCCtaaaag ACTACGTGTGGGGGTGGCTGAAAGAAGATGATGTTAAAG GTGTGGTGGGTGGAGGTCACGTGGTGTTACTGTACCCATCTGATGACAGCCGGGCGTTGCCGGGGCTGATGAGCCAGCTGGGCTCCTCGCTTCAGGCCCTGGGCTTCAGCGTGTCTCTGGACCTCTGGAGCCAGGCTGAGCTCAGCATCCTGGGCCCCGTGCCGTGGTTACACTCCAGAATGAACCAGCTGCAAAAACAGGGAGGCAAGGTGGTGTTAGCTCTCACCAAGATGGCCTGGGTAAGGGCTGAAGAATGGGGGGTGCTTAGCTGGGATGCAAACGCTCCCAGGGAGACAAcggagggagagaagagaggaagaagctgCGCGGCCTCCTCTCCCTGTGTCGATGCTTTCTACGCGTCCATGAGCTGCATCCTGGCGGATTATTTACTGGGCCGCGCTGGTGAGCGCTTTATGTTGGTCCAGTTTGAATCACTCCCATCCGAGCCTCTGGGAGGTTTCCATCCGCTGCCAGAGTTTTTCAGTGGACTTCATGTGTACAGCCTCCCTTCTCAGAGTTTGGGTTTTCTGACTGAACTGGCTGGAATTCCACAAATGGCTACAGCTTCAGCCAGAAGGAGAAGAGCAGCGGGCCTCAGGATGGCCTCCCGCGCTCTGGCAAACGGACTGTCAGGCTTCACAGCAGGGACGGCTGAACTGCGGTTGGCAGTAGAGTCTGACTGTGTCGGGGTTGGAGTTGATGACTCTGGAGAAACAGTACCTTTGAGACCGGTTATGTCTCCCTCAAGTCATGACACAAGCCCGGATGACATTGTAAGGGAATGGGTTTGA